One region of Catenuloplanes indicus genomic DNA includes:
- a CDS encoding dihydrofolate reductase family protein: MRRLTYYIATSIDGFIAGPGGEFGFFPMAEDVLVAINAEWPETVPSHLRGPAGLADVPNRHFDTVLMGRGTYEPGLAVGVTSPYAHLRQIVFSRTLTVADPNVEIVCGEDPVEVVRRLKREDGLGIWLCGGADLAGQLLPEIDELIVKRYPVVAGAGRPMFRAGFGPVPFTLTESRTFESGAVIGFYQR, translated from the coding sequence ATGAGACGGCTGACCTACTACATCGCCACCAGCATCGACGGCTTCATCGCCGGGCCGGGCGGGGAGTTCGGCTTCTTCCCGATGGCGGAGGACGTGCTGGTGGCGATCAACGCGGAGTGGCCGGAGACCGTGCCGAGCCACCTGCGCGGGCCGGCCGGCCTGGCGGACGTGCCGAACCGGCACTTCGACACCGTGCTGATGGGCCGCGGTACCTACGAGCCCGGTCTGGCCGTCGGCGTGACCAGCCCGTACGCGCACCTGCGCCAGATCGTCTTCTCGCGCACGCTGACCGTGGCGGACCCGAACGTCGAGATCGTCTGCGGCGAGGACCCGGTCGAGGTGGTGCGGCGGCTGAAGCGGGAGGACGGGCTGGGCATCTGGCTGTGCGGCGGCGCGGACCTGGCCGGGCAGTTGCTGCCGGAGATCGACGAGCTGATCGTGAAGCGGTACCCGGTGGTCGCGGGCGCGGGCAGGCCGATGTTCCGCGCCGGGTTCGGCCCGGTGCCGTTCACGCTGACCGAGAGCCGGACGTTCGAGTCGGGTGCGGTGATCGGCTTCTATCAGCGGTAG
- a CDS encoding acyl-CoA dehydrogenase family protein, which produces MRDPLDLLDVAGLLTGEERQIQSTVARFVADRVRPHLAEWFEAGTFPRELAPELGRLGLLGMHLDGYGCAGTSATAYGLACLELEAADSGLRSFVSVQGSLAMYSIHRYGSEEQKQAWLPRMAAGEAIGCFGLTEPDFGSDPANMRTRAVRDGDDWIINGAKMWITNGSIADVATVWAATEDGIRGFLVPAGTPGFTARTIKNKLSLRASITAELSLADVRLPDSARLPEARGLRAPLSCLNEARFGICFGAVGAARDCLTVALDYARQRVQFGKPIAAFQLTQQKLADMGVTLGTAALLAIHLGRLKDGGRLQPHQVSAGKLNNVREALAIARECRTILGGSGITLAYSPLRHANNLESVLTYEGTSEIHTLVIGEALTGHAAYR; this is translated from the coding sequence ATGCGGGATCCGCTGGATCTGCTGGACGTCGCCGGCCTGCTGACCGGCGAGGAGCGGCAGATCCAGTCGACCGTGGCCCGGTTCGTCGCGGACCGGGTCCGCCCGCATCTGGCCGAGTGGTTCGAGGCCGGCACGTTCCCGCGCGAGCTCGCGCCGGAGCTGGGCCGCCTCGGCCTGCTCGGCATGCACCTGGACGGGTACGGCTGCGCCGGCACGTCCGCCACCGCGTACGGCCTGGCCTGCCTGGAACTGGAGGCGGCCGACTCCGGCCTGCGCAGCTTCGTCTCCGTGCAGGGCTCGCTGGCCATGTACTCGATCCACCGGTACGGGTCGGAGGAGCAGAAACAGGCCTGGCTTCCCCGGATGGCCGCGGGTGAGGCGATCGGCTGCTTCGGGCTCACCGAACCGGACTTCGGCAGCGACCCGGCGAACATGCGGACCCGCGCGGTCCGCGACGGCGACGACTGGATCATCAACGGCGCCAAGATGTGGATCACGAACGGCAGCATCGCGGACGTGGCCACGGTCTGGGCCGCGACCGAGGACGGCATCCGCGGCTTCCTGGTCCCGGCCGGCACGCCCGGCTTCACCGCCCGCACGATCAAGAACAAGCTGTCGCTGCGCGCGTCGATCACCGCGGAGCTGTCGTTGGCGGACGTGCGGCTGCCGGACTCCGCGCGGCTGCCCGAGGCGCGGGGCCTGCGCGCGCCGCTGAGCTGTCTGAACGAGGCCCGGTTCGGCATCTGCTTCGGCGCGGTCGGCGCGGCCCGGGACTGCCTGACCGTGGCGCTGGACTACGCGCGCCAGCGGGTGCAGTTCGGCAAGCCGATCGCGGCGTTCCAGCTCACCCAGCAGAAGCTCGCGGACATGGGCGTCACGCTCGGCACGGCCGCGCTGCTCGCGATCCACCTGGGCCGGCTCAAGGACGGCGGCCGGCTGCAGCCGCACCAGGTCAGCGCCGGGAAGCTGAACAACGTACGGGAGGCGCTGGCGATCGCCCGGGAGTGCCGGACCATCCTCGGCGGCAGCGGCATCACACTGGCGTACTCGCCGCTGCGGCACGCCAACAACCTGGAGTCGGTGCTCACCTACGAGGGCACCTCGGAGATCCACACGCTGGTCATCGGCGAGGCGCTGACCGGGCACGCGGCCTACCGCTGA
- a CDS encoding DUF427 domain-containing protein, with product MKIPGPDHPITVEPAKARVVVRAGEKIIADTHAALALKEASYPVVYYVPLADADESVLVPTDTHTTCPYKGQASYYTIRTEAGELTDAVWHYPEPYDAVASIAGHIAFYPDKVEIVAIEEG from the coding sequence ATGAAGATTCCCGGGCCGGACCACCCGATCACGGTGGAACCGGCGAAGGCGCGCGTCGTGGTGCGCGCGGGCGAGAAGATCATCGCGGACACGCACGCGGCGCTGGCGCTGAAGGAGGCGTCCTACCCGGTCGTCTACTACGTGCCGCTGGCCGACGCGGACGAGTCCGTGCTGGTCCCGACGGACACGCACACCACCTGCCCGTACAAGGGGCAGGCGTCCTACTACACGATCCGCACCGAGGCCGGCGAGCTGACGGACGCGGTCTGGCACTACCCGGAGCCGTACGACGCGGTCGCCTCGATCGCGGGCCACATCGCGTTCTACCCGGACAAGGTCGAGATCGTCGCGATCGAAGAGGGCTGA
- a CDS encoding DinB family protein, whose translation MRWSHELAEQLSWHWAEQLRPRLAGLTDEEFFWEPVDGCWNVRRRGTGAAPIAAGSGEFTVDFAFPQPEPPPVTTIGWRLGHLIVGVFGLRVAHHFGGPAVDYDSHDYAGTADRALAQLDAGYAAWMAGVRGLDEAALARPCGAPEAFPEAPMAALVLHIHREVIHHGAEIALLRDLWRDR comes from the coding sequence GTGCGGTGGAGTCATGAGCTGGCGGAGCAGCTGTCGTGGCACTGGGCGGAACAGCTGCGGCCGCGGCTCGCCGGGCTCACCGATGAGGAGTTCTTCTGGGAGCCGGTGGACGGCTGCTGGAACGTGCGGCGGCGCGGGACCGGTGCGGCGCCGATCGCGGCCGGCAGCGGGGAGTTCACCGTCGACTTCGCGTTCCCGCAGCCGGAACCGCCGCCGGTGACCACGATCGGGTGGCGGCTCGGGCACCTGATCGTCGGCGTGTTCGGACTGCGGGTGGCGCACCACTTCGGAGGACCGGCGGTCGACTACGACTCGCACGACTACGCGGGCACGGCGGACCGGGCGCTGGCGCAGCTGGACGCGGGTTACGCGGCCTGGATGGCAGGGGTGCGCGGGCTGGACGAGGCGGCGCTGGCCCGGCCGTGCGGGGCACCGGAGGCCTTCCCGGAGGCGCCGATGGCCGCGCTGGTACTGCACATCCACCGTGAGGTGATCCACCACGGCGCGGAGATCGCGTTGCTCCGCGACCTCTGGCGTGACCGATAG
- a CDS encoding alpha/beta fold hydrolase produces the protein MPFISRYVTVAGRRLHVRSRAASGTPWVLLHGLAVSHRYLMPTARALPGPVHAPDLPGFGRSAGPRRVLTPREHAAVLATWMDADGLRGARLLGGSYGCQVAVELAIARPDLVSLLVLAGPTADPAAGSVRHALRLLRDLPIEDPRQFPVVTAGALAAGPRRVVGTLRTAVRHRMENRLPLVTAPVLLLRGRRDPIAPAAWTAHLAALAGCRTITLPTAAHNIVTTAGPRVAGLASAFAANPHDQEP, from the coding sequence ATGCCCTTCATCAGCCGGTACGTAACGGTGGCCGGCCGGCGTCTGCACGTGCGATCGCGCGCGGCCTCCGGCACACCGTGGGTGCTGCTGCACGGCCTCGCGGTCTCGCACCGCTACCTGATGCCGACCGCCCGCGCGCTCCCCGGCCCGGTCCACGCCCCCGACCTGCCCGGTTTCGGCCGGTCCGCCGGCCCGCGCCGGGTGCTCACGCCTCGCGAACACGCGGCCGTGCTCGCGACCTGGATGGACGCCGACGGCCTGCGCGGCGCCCGCCTGCTCGGCGGCTCCTACGGCTGCCAGGTCGCGGTCGAGCTGGCGATCGCCCGCCCGGACCTGGTGTCGCTGCTGGTCCTGGCCGGCCCGACCGCGGACCCGGCCGCCGGCTCGGTGCGGCACGCGCTGCGCCTGCTGCGCGACCTGCCGATCGAGGACCCTCGCCAGTTCCCGGTGGTGACCGCGGGCGCGCTCGCGGCCGGCCCACGCCGAGTCGTCGGCACGCTGCGCACCGCGGTCCGGCACCGGATGGAGAACCGCCTGCCGCTGGTCACCGCGCCGGTCCTGCTGCTGCGCGGCCGGCGCGACCCGATCGCCCCGGCCGCCTGGACGGCCCACCTCGCCGCCCTGGCCGGCTGCCGCACGATCACGCTCCCCACCGCCGCCCACAACATCGTCACCACCGCCGGTCCCCGCGTCGCCGGTCTGGCCAGCGCTTTCGCCGCAAACCCCCACGATCAAGAACCATGA
- a CDS encoding polyphosphate kinase 2 family protein — MTTRLAKVDMSARLSKREGLERLQAAQQRLLRLRLMLGGQLGDQKIGPPLCVVFEGWDASGKGGAIKRLVAPLDPRHVRVSQFAAPTYDEKRHHFLQRFWKVLPGWGGMAVLDRSWYGRVLVERVEGFATEEQWRRAYQEIVEFERTLTAEGMILIKFWMHVSPEEQLRRFHDRANDPLRTWKLTDEDWRNRDHRDHYETAIEDMLQRTDKKRARWHVVAGDDKPWARVAVVEEVCRTVEKQLTARGYDLRDAD, encoded by the coding sequence ATGACGACGCGCCTGGCGAAGGTGGACATGTCGGCCCGGCTGTCGAAGCGGGAGGGGCTGGAACGGCTGCAGGCCGCGCAGCAGCGCCTGCTGCGGCTGCGCCTGATGCTCGGCGGGCAGCTCGGCGACCAGAAGATCGGGCCGCCGCTGTGCGTGGTGTTCGAGGGGTGGGACGCGTCCGGCAAGGGCGGGGCGATCAAGCGCCTGGTCGCGCCGCTCGACCCGCGGCACGTGCGGGTGTCCCAGTTCGCCGCGCCGACCTACGACGAGAAGCGGCACCACTTCCTGCAGCGTTTCTGGAAGGTACTGCCCGGCTGGGGCGGCATGGCCGTGCTGGACCGGTCCTGGTACGGCCGGGTGCTGGTCGAGCGGGTCGAGGGGTTCGCGACCGAGGAGCAGTGGCGCCGCGCCTACCAGGAGATCGTCGAGTTCGAGCGGACGCTCACCGCCGAAGGCATGATTTTGATCAAGTTCTGGATGCACGTCTCGCCGGAGGAGCAGCTGCGCCGCTTCCACGACCGCGCGAACGACCCGCTGCGCACGTGGAAACTCACCGACGAGGACTGGCGCAACCGCGACCACCGCGACCACTACGAGACCGCGATCGAGGACATGCTGCAGCGCACCGACAAGAAGCGCGCCCGCTGGCACGTGGTCGCGGGCGACGACAAGCCGTGGGCGCGGGTCGCGGTGGTCGAGGAGGTCTGCCGCACCGTCGAGAAGCAACTCACCGCCCGCGGCTACGACCTGCGCGACGCGGACTGA
- a CDS encoding Flp family type IVb pilin, whose protein sequence is MRAVRAGTRHQDRPRPRAETDATGPPLSRSSLLIGQSLKEMMPLAGQAVLIVAVMVPPHPAGGPLGMLLAVFGVGLGPLSYALAIAVRTSEWMFWLVQQTLLFPLMVLSGMLLPLETGPARMRAAAAANPLAYLVDAERALFAGRIASTDTLWGVVAAGATAAIGLFAGIRAMLRSADQPIRNRPAVQDGRGRPDGEDGARTRHPDPEAGPMIPYVRTVIRERVKSDRGASAVEYGLLAALIAVVIIGAVTLVGSNLAGTFGRVAPAVSASP, encoded by the coding sequence GTGCGTGCGGTCCGCGCTGGTACGCGACACCAGGATCGTCCTCGTCCGCGAGCTGAAACCGATGCCACGGGACCCCCGCTGTCCCGGTCGTCGCTGCTCATCGGCCAGTCCCTGAAGGAGATGATGCCGCTGGCCGGCCAGGCCGTGCTGATCGTGGCCGTGATGGTCCCGCCGCACCCGGCCGGCGGGCCGCTCGGCATGCTGCTGGCCGTGTTCGGCGTCGGCCTCGGCCCGCTCAGCTACGCGCTGGCCATCGCGGTCCGTACCAGCGAATGGATGTTCTGGCTGGTCCAGCAGACGCTGCTGTTCCCGTTGATGGTCCTCTCCGGCATGTTGCTGCCGCTGGAGACCGGCCCGGCCCGGATGCGCGCCGCGGCCGCGGCGAACCCGCTGGCCTACCTGGTCGACGCGGAACGCGCGCTGTTCGCCGGCCGGATCGCGAGCACGGACACGCTGTGGGGCGTCGTCGCCGCGGGCGCGACCGCCGCGATCGGCCTGTTCGCCGGCATCCGGGCGATGCTGCGCTCCGCGGATCAACCGATCCGCAACCGTCCGGCGGTGCAGGACGGCCGCGGACGGCCCGATGGGGAGGACGGCGCACGGACGCGCCACCCCGATCCGGAAGCAGGGCCCATGATCCCATACGTGCGGACCGTGATCCGCGAACGCGTGAAGTCCGACCGAGGGGCCAGCGCCGTCGAGTACGGCCTGCTGGCCGCACTGATCGCCGTCGTGATCATCGGCGCGGTCACCCTGGTCGGCAGCAACCTGGCCGGTACCTTCGGCCGCGTCGCCCCGGCGGTCTCCGCCTCACCCTGA
- a CDS encoding helix-turn-helix transcriptional regulator, producing MLETSGRLLKLLSLLQARRDWPGGTLADRLGVSPRTVRRDVDRLRELGYPVQATKGPDGGYRLGAGADLPPLLFDADQAVAVAVALQTATTSVDGIEEAALRALGTVRQVMPARLRHRVDALQVTSVRRTEDRPRVDAEVLLTVGAAVRAREVLRFGYKDVVRRCEPHHVVMWGGRWYLVGWDTDRDDWRTFRVDRMTPRTPNGSRFTPRELPAPDVATYIAERFAAPEMPCTGTVVLAAPAAQIMPWVRPTDLVEPLGDDRCRLTLSSWSWVGLAATMGMFDVELEIEGPAELREAAIRLARRYTAHLDR from the coding sequence ATGCTGGAGACCTCGGGACGCCTGCTGAAACTGCTGTCGCTGCTGCAGGCCCGCCGTGACTGGCCGGGTGGCACGCTCGCCGACCGGCTCGGCGTGAGCCCGCGCACGGTCCGCCGGGACGTGGACCGGCTGCGCGAGCTGGGCTATCCGGTGCAGGCGACGAAGGGGCCGGACGGCGGCTACCGGCTCGGCGCCGGTGCGGACCTGCCGCCGCTGCTGTTCGACGCGGACCAGGCCGTGGCCGTCGCGGTCGCGCTGCAGACCGCCACCACCAGCGTCGACGGCATCGAGGAGGCGGCGCTGCGCGCGCTCGGCACGGTCCGCCAGGTGATGCCGGCCCGGCTCCGGCACCGGGTGGACGCGCTGCAGGTCACGTCCGTGCGCCGGACCGAGGACCGGCCGCGGGTGGACGCGGAGGTGCTGCTGACCGTGGGCGCCGCAGTCCGCGCACGGGAGGTGCTGCGCTTCGGCTACAAGGACGTGGTGCGCCGCTGCGAGCCGCACCACGTCGTCATGTGGGGCGGCCGGTGGTACCTGGTCGGCTGGGACACCGATCGGGACGACTGGCGCACGTTCCGGGTCGACCGGATGACGCCGCGCACGCCGAACGGGTCCCGGTTCACGCCGCGCGAGCTGCCCGCGCCGGACGTCGCCACGTACATCGCGGAGCGGTTCGCAGCGCCGGAGATGCCGTGCACCGGCACCGTGGTCCTGGCCGCGCCCGCGGCGCAGATCATGCCGTGGGTACGGCCCACCGACCTGGTCGAGCCGCTCGGCGACGACCGCTGCCGGCTCACGCTCAGCTCCTGGTCCTGGGTCGGGCTCGCCGCCACCATGGGCATGTTCGACGTCGAGCTGGAGATCGAGGGCCCGGCCGAGCTGCGCGAGGCGGCCATTCGCCTCGCGCGGCGCTACACCGCTCACCTGGACAGATGA